CACCCGCCCGGCGCCGACGCCGGTGCAGACCCCGAAGATCAATCCGCCGGCCCCCGGAGGGCCACGCAACGTCGGGGTGGTGACCCCGCCGAAGAAGCTGGATGCACCCCCGCAGGCGGTCGCGGCGGCCAAGGCCGCACCGGTGGCGCGGCTCAATCCCGCCGACCCGCCGAAACCGCCGACCTCGACGGACTTCAACCAGCAGGTACAGAACGTCGTCAGCAACCACAGCGAAAACATCGACCAGATCAGGGCCGACAATAAGGTGCTGGTCCGCCCCCGCCACTGGGACTTCGTCGATTACGACGAGTATCACCGCCCGACGCTGTACAACCCGCTCAGCCAGGCGATGACCTTCCGTTACACCTACGACGGCGCGTCCCGGGATGCGTATCTGCCGGCCGGCGGCCGGATCGTGCTGGATGCCGGCATCGCGGGCCTGGTCCCGTTCACCGCGGTCGGCGAGAGCTATCTGGTCGCCGGCAGCTTCTACGGCGGGGCCTTCGTGCCGCCGCCCAACTCGCAGGGTCCGCCGCCCCCGAAGTACGCCGCGCCGGCGCCCCCGACGCTGTACCAGAACGTCTTGGCCGAAGTCCCCGCCGACAACCAGATCGTGCAAGTCGGCCAGGTGGCGGTGCTGGGGCGCGACGAAAGTCAACCAACGGGCAGCCAGGACAGCTTCCTGCTCGACGACACCACCGTTGCCTGGGGCCAGGTGAGCGATCCCACCAGCGGCGTGCAGATCAGGGTCAGCAAGACCCAGTCGCTGCCCGGCTTCGGGCCGACCGACAACGGCGACTTCTTGGTGACGCTGGCCGTCCACGGGGACCAAACCCAACCCGCCGCGTCCGCCCCGCCGCCCCAACCCTGGTGGCCGTGGGCGGTGCGGTACGGGCTGCTGGTGCTGGCGGTCGTGTTCATTGCCGGCTTGCTCAATCGTCGAGCCAAGGGTGATGAGGTCAAGAAAGAGTCCGCGACCGAGCCAAGGCGTTAGCACCGTTGACCGGGATATCTCAGCTCCTCGGTGCGCTCGCGTTGATTGTTCTGGGTGGGGTCTTCGCGGCGATCGACGGAGCCATCAGCACGGTGTCGCTGGCCCGAGTGGCCGAGCTGGTGCGCGACGAGCGGCCCGGTGCGCGATCGCTGTCGAAGGTGATGGCCGACCGGCCGCGCTACATCAACCTCGTGGTGCTGTTGCGCATCACATGCGAGGTCACCGCGACCGTACTGCTGGTGGTCTTTCTGTACGACAACTTCGGCCTGAACTGGGCGGTGTTCGGCGCGGCGACCATCATGGTGCTGACCAGCTTTATCGTCATCGGGGTGGGCCCGCGCACGCTCGGCCGTCAGCACGCGTATCAGATCTCGCTGGTGCTGGCCATTCCGCTGCAGGTGATTTCGTCGCTACTGATGCCGGTCAGCCGCCTGCTGGTGGTCATCGGTAACGCGCTCACCCCGGGCCGCGGCCTGCGCAACGGACCGTTCGCGTCCGAGATCGAGTTGCGCGAAGTCGTCGACCTGGCCCAGCAGCGCGGCGTGGTGGCCGCCGACGAGCGCCGGATGATCGAGTCGGTGTTCGAACTCGGCGATACCCCGGCGCGCGAGGTGATGGTGCCGCGCACCGAGATGATCTGGATCGAGAGTGACAAGTTCGCCAGCCAGGCGATGAACTTGGCGGTGCGCAGCGGACATTCGCGCATCCCGGTGATCGGCGAGAACGTCGACGACATCGTCGGCGTGGTGTACCTGAAAGACCTTGTCGAGCAGACGTTCTTGGCCGCTGACGGTGGGCGTGACATCAAGGTGGCGCAGGTGATGCGCCCGGCCGTCTTCGTGCCCGACTCCAAGCCGCTGGATGCGCTGCTGCGCGAAATGCAGCGCGACCGCAACCACATGGCGCTGCTCGTCGACGAGTACGGCGCGATCGCCGGTCTGGTCAGCATCGAAGACGTGCTGGAGGAGATCGTCGGTGAAATCGCCGACGAATACGACGAGGCCGAGGTGGCACCGATAGAAGATTTGGGCGACAAGCACTTTCGGGTGTCGTCGCGGCTGCCGATCGAAGACGTCGGCGAACTCTACGACGTCGAATTCGACGACGATCTCGACGTCGACACGGTGGGCGGCCTGCTGGCACTCGAGTTGGGGCGGGTTCCGCTGCCCGGTGCCGAGGTGGTCTCGCACGGCCTGCGGCTGCGCGCCGAAGGCGGCACCGACCATCGCGGGCGGGTGCGGATCGGCACCGTGCTGCTGAGCCCGGCCGAGCCGGCGGACCACGAACTCGAGGGCACGCATCATGGCTGAGCAACTCGACTCCGAGGACGCCAAGCTGGTGGTGCTGGCCCGCGCCGCAATGGCCCACGCCCACGCCCGCAGCGCCGCCTCGGTGCGCGACGTCGACGGCCGCACGTATGCGGCTGCGCCCGTGGACTTGTCGGCGCTGCGGCTCACCGGACTGCAGGCCGCGGTCGCCGCGGCCGTATCCAGCGGGGCGACGGGGCTGGAGGCCGCCGTGCTGGTGGCGGGGTCGGCCGACGACGCCGGCATCGCCGCTGTGCGCGAGCTCAGCCCCACCGCGGCGATCATCCTGACCGATCGCGGCGGCACCCCGCTATGAGCGAATTCCGTTCGGGCTTCGTATGTTTGGTGGGCCGGCCGAACACCGGCAAGTCGACGCTGACAAACGCTCTGGTCGGCACCAAGGTGGCGATCACCTCGAAGCGCCCGCAGACCACCCGCCACACCATCCGCGGCATCGTGCACCGGGAGAACTTTCAGATCATTCTGGTCGACACCCCGGGCCTGCACCGGCCGCGCACCCTGCTGGGCAAGCGGCTCAATGAATTGGTCCGGGACACCTACACCGAAGTCGACGTGATCGGGCTGTGCATCCCGGCCGACGAGGCCATCGGACCCGGAGACCGCTGGATCCTCGACCAGATTCGTTCGGTCGCCCCGAAGACCACCCTCGTCGTCATCGTCACCAAAATCGACAAGGTGCCCAAGGACCGGGTGGCCGCCCAGCTCCTCGCGGTCAGTGAACTCGTCGACGGTGCGGCCGAAATCGTTCCGGTGTCAGCGGTGGCCGGCACCCAGGTCGACGTGCTGATCGACGTGTTGGCCGCCGCGCTGCCCCCCGGCCCGGCGTATTACCCCGACGGGGAGCTGACCGACGAGCCCGAAGAGATCTTGATGGCCGAGCTGATCCGCGAGGCCGCACTGGAAGGTGTTCGCGACGAGCTTCCGCATTCACTGGCGGTGGTGATCGACGAGGTCAACCCGCGCGAGGACCGCGACGACCTGATCGACGTGCACGCGCTGCTCTATGTCGAGCGGGACAGCCAGAAGGGCATCATCATCGGCAAGGGCGGGGCCCGGCTTCGCGAAGTGGGCACGGCGGCGCGCGCGCAAATCGAGAAACTGCTCGGCACCAAGGTCTATCTCGAACTGCGCGTAAAGGTCGCCAAGAACTGGCAAAGCGACCCCAAACAACTTGGGCGACTAGGCTTTTAGCGAAATCAGAGTTCACGGCCGACGGGCGCACCGGCTGGTGCCCAACAACTGTGCCGATCCGCTGCGCGAATCGAGCCGATCCGCGCCAAGAATCCTTTGAGGGCTCTGCTAGATGGTTCCCCTAACGGTCGAAGAGACAACGGCCGACGGAGTCCAGACACCTGGCAGCTAAGGAGGGTCGCTCGCGATGACGCAACCGTTGACGGTCAATGTGGAGAAGCAAGAGCTTCTGGCCCGGGCCAGCGAGCTGGAGCAACTGATCCCGAATCTGCCCTCCGAGTTGCAAGGCCTGCAGGCGCCGTGCAACCTTGCGCCGATCGTCGCGGCGGCCGAACAACTTGTGTTGTCCGCCAACAACATGCGGATCTATTTGGCGGTGGGCGAAAAGGAGCGGGCAAATCTGGCGGAGTCGCTGCGTAACGCGGCCGATGCCTACGAGGACGCGGACGAGGGCGCCGCGCACGCTCTGCACGACGAAACCTCCGTGTCGAACCGGCCGGTGAAGCACGCCGATCAGGCGGTGGACCGAGCATCGCTGAAGGACACGCGCCTGGCGGCCGACCCGTTGCCGGGCGAATTTCAGACGGTCAAACAACGGGCGTTCGACCTGGAGCAACCCGACCAAGGTGCCGCATTTCTCGCCTTCGCGGATGCATGGGCGACCCACCGGGTCGCGCTGCTGCAAGCTGTCGTTCGCTTCCGGCCTTTCACCGAATGGTCGGGCACGGCGTGCTCGGCGGTTGAGGCGAACTTCGATCAACAGCGATCGTGGTTGACCGGCATGGCGGAATTGTGCAACCAGTTGGTCACTCAAGCCCACACCGTCGTAGATGCGCACCGCTGGATGCGCAGTGCGCACATCGTATTTCCCGATCTCAACCCCGCCGGCGGCGATTACGTCCTCGACTACGCGGAAATTCTGCGTTGCGAAGAAACTTGGGAACGCATTTGGGACGACCCCGCGCAGGCCGCATACAAGCAGTCCTACATCGAGTTTTTCCAGAAAGCTCAGGAAAAGTCGGACGAGCTCGTCGGGCAATACCAGCAGAAGGCGAACCTGCCGTTAGCACCGATCAACCCTCCGACGCCGCCGGCGGCCACCGGAATCCAGCCGCCGTCAGACGACAACCTTCCTGACGGCAGCGGGTCACTGTATCCGGACGGCTCAGCCGGCGACGCACCGGCCGGGGTACCTGGCGTCCCCAGCATCCCGAGTCTGCCGATGGGCGCCACCCCGAAGACGCCGGCGCAGCCCGGTCCGGCCTTGGCGGGCAGCAAAGACACCAAGGCCCCGGGCCTGCCCAAAGCGGGTGCGCCGGGGCTCAAGCCGGCGTCGGTCGGCCTCGGCGGGCTCGCAATGCCGTCGACTCCGTTGCAGGATCCGCACTACACCACGGCGTCGCCAGGCGCCGCGGCGAAGGGTGCCGAGGGCCCCGGCCTTGCGGTGCCCGGCCGGGGCGCGGGCGGTGCGATGGGTGGCGGCGGCATGGGCGCGGCCCCACTGGGCGCCCAGGGCGATCGAGGTGCCGGCAAGGGCAAGCGCCTGCAGCAAGACGATGACGCGATCTATACCGAGAACCGTGCATGGACCGAGGGCATCATCGGGCGACTCCCGGCGGCGAAGAGCGCTACCGACCAGAAAGGCCAGAAGCCGTGAGCATCGTGAAGCCGACGGGTCGGTATGCCGAGCAGATGCTGGGACCGAACGGGTGGCCGCAGGTCGATGAGGACACCTTCTATGACCGTGCCCGGGAGTTCACGCGGGTGATGTCGGAGGTCACTGCAGTCCTGGAAGCCTGTCGACACGAGCAGATTTCGATCTTCGAGATCGGTGTCTGGACGGGCGGGGCGGCCGGCGCCGCCGGCGGCGAGCTTGCCACACGTATCGATGAGCTGACCACGCTGCAGCGTCATCTAGCGAGAGTGATTGCCTGGCAACGGGATATCGCGGGGGCGGTGGTTCGAGCCAAGTCGGAGATCGGCGACAACGTGGAGCTCGCTGACCGGCAGATCAACGAACTGGAGAAGGACTCCCGCCTCGAGACGGCCGAGCGAACCGACGCGATCGAAACGCTGGTGAGTGCGACGCTGGCGGCCAATGTCGGCGTGGTGAGCGACACCGCCGAACAGATTCGGGCCATCAAGCAGACAACGCCGCCCGCCAGTGCCCCGCGGATCCTGCTGAGCCAGCTGGCATTAGCGCCCGTTGACCACGATTCCCAGGCAGACGCTCCCGACCGGCCGGCGTCGCTAACGCCGGCGCGCGTTGCGCCGGCAACGCTGTTGCCGTCAATTCCGGGCGTGGGCCCGCGGCCCACTCCTCGACTGCCTTCGTTGCCGGGGGCCACACCGGCTTCGCCGTCTTCAGCCCCCGCATCGGTGCCGGTAACGTCGGCGGCCGCCGGGCGCCCTGCCACGGCGATGCCGGGGACTTCCGGCGGGGGACCTGCCGTCACGAAAAGTTCCGCGACACATCTAATTTCGCATGGCGGCGAACGAAGTAAGGGTGTGGTGTCGGTTCGACCCTCGTCGGGCGACCCGTCGGCGACACAGGCCGAGGAGGCCGCCGTCATGCCGGGCATGCCCATGGCGCCGGCCGGGCCGACGACGCCAGCCGCGGCCGGTGGGAACCAGGGCTCGGGTTCGCGTCCTGCAGTCGGGCAGACCAAGTCCGCTGTGCGCCCGGCCGCAACTAACAGGGCAGCCCCGCGGCAAGCGGCTGCTTCGCGCCAGGAACCCGCTGAGCGCACACCGGATAGCGTTGCAGTGCAGCTTGTTTCGGTTTCAGCGGCGCGGGCCGCGCGTGATGCTATAGCCGATACCACCGTGGGCAACGCGGCGCGTGACGTCAAGTCTGGCCGGCTGCGGTTGGCGCGTCGGATCGCGGCTGCTTTGAACGCGCCGGTCGTCGGCAGCACGCCGGATTTGGGTTTCTTCTGGCTGACCGCGCTGACCATCGACGGCGAGATTGTGGTGGCCAACAGCTACGGGCTGGCCTACATTCCCGACGGCGTGCAGTTGCCCGAGAAGG
The Mycobacterium sp. 050128 genome window above contains:
- a CDS encoding hemolysin family protein; this encodes MTGISQLLGALALIVLGGVFAAIDGAISTVSLARVAELVRDERPGARSLSKVMADRPRYINLVVLLRITCEVTATVLLVVFLYDNFGLNWAVFGAATIMVLTSFIVIGVGPRTLGRQHAYQISLVLAIPLQVISSLLMPVSRLLVVIGNALTPGRGLRNGPFASEIELREVVDLAQQRGVVAADERRMIESVFELGDTPAREVMVPRTEMIWIESDKFASQAMNLAVRSGHSRIPVIGENVDDIVGVVYLKDLVEQTFLAADGGRDIKVAQVMRPAVFVPDSKPLDALLREMQRDRNHMALLVDEYGAIAGLVSIEDVLEEIVGEIADEYDEAEVAPIEDLGDKHFRVSSRLPIEDVGELYDVEFDDDLDVDTVGGLLALELGRVPLPGAEVVSHGLRLRAEGGTDHRGRVRIGTVLLSPAEPADHELEGTHHG
- a CDS encoding cytidine deaminase, yielding MAEQLDSEDAKLVVLARAAMAHAHARSAASVRDVDGRTYAAAPVDLSALRLTGLQAAVAAAVSSGATGLEAAVLVAGSADDAGIAAVRELSPTAAIILTDRGGTPL
- the era gene encoding GTPase Era, with translation MSEFRSGFVCLVGRPNTGKSTLTNALVGTKVAITSKRPQTTRHTIRGIVHRENFQIILVDTPGLHRPRTLLGKRLNELVRDTYTEVDVIGLCIPADEAIGPGDRWILDQIRSVAPKTTLVVIVTKIDKVPKDRVAAQLLAVSELVDGAAEIVPVSAVAGTQVDVLIDVLAAALPPGPAYYPDGELTDEPEEILMAELIREAALEGVRDELPHSLAVVIDEVNPREDRDDLIDVHALLYVERDSQKGIIIGKGGARLREVGTAARAQIEKLLGTKVYLELRVKVAKNWQSDPKQLGRLGF
- a CDS encoding PPE domain-containing protein, whose protein sequence is MTQPLTVNVEKQELLARASELEQLIPNLPSELQGLQAPCNLAPIVAAAEQLVLSANNMRIYLAVGEKERANLAESLRNAADAYEDADEGAAHALHDETSVSNRPVKHADQAVDRASLKDTRLAADPLPGEFQTVKQRAFDLEQPDQGAAFLAFADAWATHRVALLQAVVRFRPFTEWSGTACSAVEANFDQQRSWLTGMAELCNQLVTQAHTVVDAHRWMRSAHIVFPDLNPAGGDYVLDYAEILRCEETWERIWDDPAQAAYKQSYIEFFQKAQEKSDELVGQYQQKANLPLAPINPPTPPAATGIQPPSDDNLPDGSGSLYPDGSAGDAPAGVPGVPSIPSLPMGATPKTPAQPGPALAGSKDTKAPGLPKAGAPGLKPASVGLGGLAMPSTPLQDPHYTTASPGAAAKGAEGPGLAVPGRGAGGAMGGGGMGAAPLGAQGDRGAGKGKRLQQDDDAIYTENRAWTEGIIGRLPAAKSATDQKGQKP
- a CDS encoding secretion protein EspK is translated as MSIVKPTGRYAEQMLGPNGWPQVDEDTFYDRAREFTRVMSEVTAVLEACRHEQISIFEIGVWTGGAAGAAGGELATRIDELTTLQRHLARVIAWQRDIAGAVVRAKSEIGDNVELADRQINELEKDSRLETAERTDAIETLVSATLAANVGVVSDTAEQIRAIKQTTPPASAPRILLSQLALAPVDHDSQADAPDRPASLTPARVAPATLLPSIPGVGPRPTPRLPSLPGATPASPSSAPASVPVTSAAAGRPATAMPGTSGGGPAVTKSSATHLISHGGERSKGVVSVRPSSGDPSATQAEEAAVMPGMPMAPAGPTTPAAAGGNQGSGSRPAVGQTKSAVRPAATNRAAPRQAAASRQEPAERTPDSVAVQLVSVSAARAARDAIADTTVGNAARDVKSGRLRLARRIAAALNAPVVGSTPDLGFFWLTALTIDGEIVVANSYGLAYIPDGVQLPEKVNMASADEAVPAAERARWATYPVLAVQAWARHRGSQLRAVIGTEKQLANCDPGVAKIVLNSDDIPDSGAMVGRTRLEVVDPRAADRLAATPDRDLLELLGPAPAGDPPADRRATLWIAVMQPLASQLAGRQAAHLRAMHAYAVHTQEILLNRARTTVDPAAQRHTVADWLYWNHLTGRLDHTLAEAA